The Penaeus monodon isolate SGIC_2016 chromosome 33, NSTDA_Pmon_1, whole genome shotgun sequence genome includes a window with the following:
- the LOC119594080 gene encoding major facilitator superfamily domain-containing protein 6-like (The sequence of the model RefSeq protein was modified relative to this genomic sequence to represent the inferred CDS: added 37 bases not found in genome assembly), whose amino-acid sequence MAPKINKKLLPLKVHYFLKYGGIALLPFLPVVVRQKGVPAQGVGLMWTVTPLASAKAAITFGALADALKIHRAIFLVGLAILGASFTAMFFVPSIPWREMDAPVPSTIELLCKEDTTSLGICPGVGKPENSILPLFLDCDSNDVVNAGVMDEWTSGNCSLQCNLPRSFDGDGDDVGEGTEITVLLGVDPPHQLCNNGTCLMSVEVDLDKYFHKNNNLSCGVTYHGTCRYVCGPKSGEHKDTTLTHLLKTGEFWLMFLCLMLVYGSNSTTTTMADTVCFYMLGQDRHKYGHQRLWGSLAWGIVGMASGALVDLFSMGQPKVNYLPALVIAVTFLTLNVIASTKITFEVPKKEKLTASAMYNTFCSPRMIVFLITVLVLGMTMGIQWTFLLIVVEDVANAWDPTFPYIKLLQGLLVGSDCFLGDVPFLYISSYIIKKLGNILTFLMVLVVFSIRHLLYSAVVNPWYFLPVSLLHGLSFSVFYPNMMSYASSMAPKGVQAMMQGTVKSFFIGGSAIGGFLGGTLIETVGGSKTFLYLGLFLALYTMIFAAVQLLIYKMHPEGPQDGRGEYSVPAVSHIQNEKEDVEAQDDPQELQKTPLYKEDIIKDPFIDN is encoded by the exons ATGGCTCCGAAGATCAACAAGAAACTTCTGCCTTTGAAGGTTCACTACTTCCTCAAGTATGGTG GAATCGCTCTCCTCCCATTCCTGCCAGTGGTTGTTCGACAGAAGGGCGTGCCTGCCCAGGGCGTGGGTCTTATGTGGACCGTTACTCCCTTGGCTTCTGCTAAAGCTGCCATCACATTTGGGGCGCTCGCGGATGCCCTCAAGATCCACCGCGCTATATTCCTAGTGGGTCTGGCCATCCTCGGCGCCTCCTTTACCGCCATGTTCTTCGTCCCGAGCATTCCTTGGCGAGAGATGGACGCTCCTGTTCCCAGCACGATTGAGCTCCTGTGTAAAGAAGACACCACCTCCCTCGGAATTTGCCCAGGTGTTGGCAAACCCGAAAACTCAATTTTGCCGCTATTTCTTGATTGTGATTCTAACGATGTTGTTAATGCGGGTGTGATGGACGAATGGACTTCAGGGAACTGCAGTCTCCAGTGTAATCTGCCGCGTTCGTTT TTACAGTGCTGTTGGGCGTGGATCCACCGCATCAGTTGTGCAATAACGGTACCTGTCTTATGTCCGTCGAAGTCGACCTCGATAAATACTTCCATAAGAACAACAACTTGTCCTGTGGCGTGACGTATCATGGCACTTGCCGTTATGTGTGCGGACCAAAGTCTGGCGAACATAAGGATACGACTCTGACACACTTACTCAAGACGGGAGAATTCTGGCTCATGTTCCTCTGCCTCATGTTGGTTTATGGCTCCAACAGCACCACCACAACTATGGCGGACACAGTTTGCTTCTATATGTTAGGACAGGATCGGCATAAATATGGGCATCAGCGGCTGTGGGGCAGCCTTGCTTGGGGTATCGTGGGTATGGCGAGTGGCGCTTTGGTTGACCTCTTCTCAATGGGTCAGCCAAAAGTCAATTATCTGCCTGCACTTGTCATCGCTGTGACGTTCCTAACTCTCAATGTTATCGCCTCCACGAAGATCACATTTGAAGTACCGAAGAAGGAGAAGCTGACAGCTAGTGCCATGTACAATACCTTCTGTTCTCCGAGGATGATTGTGTTCCTG aTAACGGTGCTGGTACTTGGAATGACAATGGGAATCCAATGGACATTCCTTCTAATTGTTGTGGAGGATGTGGCAAATGCCTGGGACCCAACCTTCCCTTATATCAAGCTATTGCAAGGCCTTTTAGTGGGAAGTGATTGCTTCTTAGGAGATGTTCCATTCCTCTACATTTCTT CATATATAATCAAGAAACTTGGCAACATCTTAACCTTCCTAATGGTGCTTGTGGTGTTTAGTATTCGCCATTTGTTATACTCGGCAGTTGTTAATCCTTGGTACTTCCTACCAGTCAGCCTACTGCACGGCCtttcattctcagtattttatcctaATATGATGTCATATGCAAGTTCCATGGCCCCTAAGGGTGTCCAAGCAATGATGCAAGGCACTGTAAAATCCTTCTTTATTGGAG GATCTGCTATAGGGGGATTCCTTGGTGGTACACTTATAGAAACAGTTGGCGGCTCCAAAACCTTCCTGTATCTAGGACTGTTCCTAGCATTATATACCATGATATTTGCTGCAGTTCAGTTACTCATCTACAAAATGCATCCAGAGGGTCCACAAG ATGGACGTGGTGAATACAGTGTTCCTGCTGTCAGTCATATACAGAACGAGAAGGAAGATGTAGAAGCACAGGACGATCCACAAGAGTTACAAAAGACTCCTTTATATAAGGAGGATATAATCAAAGATCCTTTTATTGATAATTAA